In a single window of the Nitrospirota bacterium genome:
- a CDS encoding MOSC domain-containing protein, with product MTSKTGRSYLHQISVSNGGLPKLPVPQARITKERVEGDRQKTPLIHGGPDRAVCLFSLELIEALQAEGHPIKPGSSGDNLTLAGVDWAGIAPGSRIAVGNEVRLEVVSYTAPCKQNTCLFHDGDFSRISQDLHPGWSRLYARVLAEGTVCVGDAVTVEEA from the coding sequence ATGACGAGCAAGACAGGGCGTTCGTATCTGCACCAGATCAGTGTGTCCAACGGAGGGCTGCCCAAGCTGCCGGTGCCCCAGGCCCGCATTACGAAAGAACGGGTGGAGGGCGACCGGCAGAAGACGCCCTTGATTCACGGAGGGCCGGATCGGGCCGTCTGCCTGTTTTCGCTGGAGTTGATCGAAGCGCTGCAGGCCGAAGGCCATCCCATCAAGCCGGGATCGAGCGGGGACAACCTCACGTTGGCCGGCGTGGATTGGGCGGGCATTGCGCCGGGCAGTCGGATTGCGGTGGGGAACGAGGTCCGGCTGGAGGTCGTGAGCTATACGGCGCCCTGCAAACAAAACACCTGTCTGTTTCACGACGGAGACTTCAGCCGTATTTCCCAAGACCTGCATCCAGGGTGGAGCCGTCTCTATGCCAGGGTCCTGGCCGAAGGGACGGTGTGCGTCGGGGATGCGGTCACGGTGGAAGAAGCGTGA
- a CDS encoding 50S ribosomal protein L11 methyltransferase: protein MMQTVFQPVMIPGDHQEREHEQPQQAVAEVIGGLFVGHDRGGGAGEKKGQAPAAEGSADPFGARDEPIHAPEQAVEGPFPGLFRRRSGRVGHGATLPACADIRQRASGAVMAREWVEVRVASSLDPGELLGMLDDPAVTGAWEENGVLHLYWPGDCWSPDRLEALTALLRQVEPGLSADRLSLVRVPDRDWNEEWAKSVKPLRVGRRIVIRPSWEPVAVRPGEIELILDPKQAFGTGHHATTRLLLEWLEDLIRGGERVLDVGTGSGILAMAAVRLGAASAIGIDNDPVAIDCAQGYADLNGFGPELELRTATLSELSGEESRHVTLVLANLDRRTLLDSVRLLAPYLERGARLLLSGLLADDRAEIAAAFGAAGGMAYASREAEGWLALEVVAPDSCEGGA, encoded by the coding sequence TTGATGCAAACGGTCTTCCAGCCTGTTATGATACCGGGCGACCATCAGGAACGTGAGCACGAACAGCCCCAGCAAGCCGTTGCCGAGGTGATAGGAGGCTTGTTTGTAGGCCATGACCGAGGCGGCGGCGCCGGTGAGAAAAAGGGCCAGGCGCCAGCGGCTGAAGGAAGCGCTGATCCGTTCGGCGCGCGCGATGAGCCGATCCACGCGCCGGAGCAAGCGGTGGAGGGACCGTTCCCTGGTTTGTTCCGGCGAAGAAGCGGTCGCGTCGGACATGGCGCGACCTTACCTGCTTGTGCCGATATCCGTCAACGGGCATCGGGAGCCGTCATGGCGCGTGAATGGGTCGAAGTGCGGGTTGCATCGTCTCTGGATCCGGGTGAATTGCTCGGGATGCTGGACGATCCGGCCGTAACCGGCGCCTGGGAAGAGAACGGGGTCCTGCACCTGTACTGGCCGGGGGATTGCTGGAGCCCGGACAGGCTGGAGGCGCTCACGGCGTTGCTCCGGCAGGTCGAACCGGGGCTGTCGGCCGATCGCCTGTCCCTTGTGCGGGTTCCGGATCGGGATTGGAACGAGGAGTGGGCCAAGTCGGTCAAGCCGCTCCGGGTCGGGCGGCGGATCGTGATCCGGCCCAGCTGGGAGCCGGTGGCGGTACGGCCAGGCGAGATCGAATTGATCCTGGACCCTAAGCAGGCCTTCGGGACCGGCCACCATGCCACCACGCGGCTGTTGTTGGAATGGCTGGAGGACCTGATTCGCGGCGGCGAGCGCGTGCTGGACGTGGGAACGGGCAGCGGAATTTTGGCGATGGCGGCCGTGCGCCTCGGCGCCGCGTCCGCAATCGGGATCGACAACGATCCGGTGGCGATCGACTGCGCCCAAGGCTATGCCGACCTGAACGGGTTCGGCCCGGAGCTGGAATTGCGTACCGCCACGTTGAGCGAGCTGTCCGGGGAGGAGTCCCGACACGTCACCCTGGTCCTGGCGAATTTGGACCGACGGACGCTCCTGGACTCGGTTCGTCTTCTGGCCCCGTATCTTGAGCGGGGCGCACGGCTGCTGTTGTCCGGGTTGCTGGCCGACGATCGGGCCGAGATCGCCGCGGCGTTCGGGGCGGCGGGGGGAATGGCGTACGCATCCCGTGAAGCGGAGGGCTGGCTGGCGCTGGAAGTCGTGGCGCCCGATTCCTGCGAAGGAGGAGCATGA
- a CDS encoding PAS domain S-box protein has translation MGHEKDRAELARLKARVAELERLLKAQQAEAASQAGQLSEALKQVHDRAAILRTIVASTSAATGAEFFRALVTSLASTLGVRCAFVAEVMGSRPGHMHTLALWMDGGLGENFDYALAGTPCEHIVTGRRMLVFPRGIRQQFPDDRFLADAALESYMGFPLFDEKGGVMGLVGVMHDVPTTEDSQAQSLLEVYASRVETELRRLRLIEALQENEEKYRLLFSRAMDAVMLIDVDTYRFLDANDVALGMYGYSRDEFLRLRVPDVSAEPTKSLAAIRQAAETGGLHVQLRWHRKRDGTVFPVEISCGVFTWKGRTAMCAVIRDVTERKQAEDVLRENAAKFQALLDHSPAMVFLKDTEGRYLLTNRRFEQAFHLTREAVIGKTDQQLFPPAQAAAFSANDRKVLQFGMPMEFEEVAMHDDGPHTSIVVKFPLYNEKGEVCTIGGITTDITERKRFEEVLQRSEASLAEAQRIACLGNWDWDIVTDELRWSDEIYRMFGLSPKQFGATYEAFLKCVHPDDRAFVQRSVQAALVNGVPYSIDHRIQLADGTVRVVHEQAEVTRNEGGQPVRMVGTVQDVTERRRAEEGRKQLADILQATTDFVGTADRDGRALFVNRAGRRLVGIGEDEDITSARIPDFHPEWAARLVIAEGLPTAVRDGVWSGETALRTREGLEIPVSQVILSHKTPEGEITYFSTIARDLRDRKHLEEQLRQAAKMEAVGRLAGGIAHDFNNLLTVIIGYSDLLVRRLAAGDQLRRHAEEIKKAGRHAANLTGQLLAFGRRQVTQPKVLDVNRLVTDMVEMLRRLIGENVRLVTDLQAGPCLVKADPDQLAQVLMNLAVNARDAMPEGGTLTVETARVEGEIVPRVGRAGPAPGPYVKLTVRDTGCGMDADTKTHIFEPFFTTKDRLKGTGLGLAMVYGIIAQHGGTVTVDSASGRGAVFTVYLPQTFGSAEAGGEIDQPDESGAGGETILLVEDEPVVRDIVHDLLLTWGYCVLTAAGGEEALRRAESHRGPIHLLLTDVVMPGMSGRQLAEQVRRRWPETHVLFMSGYTDDVVIRHGLEDLGGGFLQKPFESTVLQKKIRAVLDTPQD, from the coding sequence ATGGGGCACGAAAAAGACAGAGCCGAACTCGCCCGCTTAAAAGCCAGGGTGGCCGAGCTGGAGCGTTTGCTGAAGGCGCAGCAGGCGGAAGCGGCTTCGCAAGCCGGCCAGTTGTCGGAGGCCCTGAAACAGGTTCACGACCGGGCGGCCATCCTGCGGACCATCGTGGCGAGTACGTCTGCCGCCACGGGAGCGGAGTTCTTCCGCGCGCTTGTGACGAGCCTGGCTTCGACGCTCGGCGTACGGTGTGCGTTCGTGGCAGAGGTGATGGGAAGCCGTCCGGGGCACATGCACACACTGGCCCTGTGGATGGACGGGGGCTTGGGCGAGAATTTCGACTATGCGTTGGCGGGCACGCCCTGCGAACACATCGTGACGGGCCGGCGCATGCTGGTGTTTCCGCGCGGGATCCGGCAGCAATTTCCAGACGACCGGTTTCTGGCGGACGCGGCTTTGGAAAGCTACATGGGTTTTCCCCTGTTCGACGAGAAGGGCGGGGTGATGGGCCTCGTCGGGGTGATGCACGATGTGCCGACGACGGAAGATTCCCAGGCGCAATCGCTGCTGGAGGTCTATGCGTCCCGTGTGGAAACGGAATTGCGGCGCCTGCGTCTCATCGAGGCGCTTCAGGAGAACGAAGAAAAATACCGGTTGTTGTTCTCCAGGGCGATGGACGCGGTGATGCTGATCGACGTGGACACGTATCGGTTCCTAGACGCCAACGACGTGGCCCTCGGTATGTACGGCTACAGCCGGGACGAGTTCTTGCGTCTCAGGGTGCCGGATGTCAGCGCCGAGCCGACCAAAAGCCTTGCGGCAATCCGGCAAGCCGCCGAAACCGGCGGGCTTCATGTGCAGCTTCGCTGGCATCGGAAAAGGGACGGCACGGTCTTCCCCGTCGAAATCTCCTGCGGTGTGTTCACCTGGAAGGGTCGGACGGCGATGTGCGCGGTGATACGTGATGTCACCGAACGCAAGCAGGCGGAAGACGTGCTGCGGGAGAACGCGGCCAAGTTCCAGGCGCTCCTGGACCACAGTCCGGCCATGGTGTTCCTCAAAGATACGGAGGGGCGTTATCTCCTGACGAATCGTCGCTTCGAGCAGGCCTTTCACCTGACGCGCGAGGCCGTGATCGGCAAAACGGACCAGCAACTCTTTCCGCCAGCACAGGCTGCGGCATTCAGCGCCAACGACCGGAAGGTCCTCCAGTTCGGCATGCCGATGGAGTTTGAAGAGGTGGCGATGCACGATGACGGGCCGCATACCAGCATCGTCGTCAAGTTCCCGCTGTACAACGAGAAAGGGGAGGTCTGCACGATCGGCGGGATCACCACGGACATCACCGAGCGGAAGCGGTTTGAAGAGGTGCTGCAGCGGAGCGAAGCCAGTCTGGCCGAGGCGCAACGTATCGCCTGTCTCGGCAATTGGGACTGGGATATCGTGACCGACGAGTTGCGCTGGTCGGACGAGATTTACCGCATGTTCGGCCTGTCGCCGAAGCAATTCGGCGCGACCTACGAAGCATTTCTCAAGTGCGTGCATCCCGACGACCGTGCATTCGTCCAGCGGTCGGTGCAGGCCGCCCTGGTCAACGGCGTACCCTATAGCATTGACCACCGCATCCAGTTAGCGGACGGGACGGTGCGAGTGGTGCATGAACAGGCCGAAGTCACCAGGAATGAAGGGGGGCAGCCTGTCCGGATGGTGGGCACGGTCCAGGATGTAACCGAGCGCAGGCGCGCGGAAGAGGGGAGGAAACAGCTTGCGGACATCCTGCAGGCGACGACCGATTTCGTCGGCACGGCGGATCGGGACGGCCGGGCCCTGTTCGTCAACCGGGCGGGCCGGCGGCTCGTGGGGATTGGCGAGGACGAGGATATCACCAGCGCCAGGATTCCCGACTTTCATCCGGAATGGGCGGCCAGACTGGTGATCGCCGAGGGGTTGCCGACCGCTGTGCGCGATGGGGTGTGGAGCGGCGAAACGGCTCTGCGGACCAGAGAGGGGCTGGAGATTCCGGTGTCGCAGGTGATTCTCAGCCATAAGACGCCCGAGGGAGAGATCACGTACTTTTCCACGATTGCCAGGGATCTCCGCGATCGGAAGCACCTGGAGGAGCAGCTCCGGCAGGCGGCGAAGATGGAGGCGGTGGGCCGCCTTGCCGGCGGCATCGCGCATGATTTTAACAATCTGTTGACCGTGATCATCGGGTACAGCGACCTGTTGGTGCGGCGGTTGGCCGCCGGCGACCAGTTGCGCAGGCATGCCGAAGAAATCAAGAAGGCCGGTCGCCACGCGGCGAATTTGACGGGCCAGCTCCTGGCCTTCGGCCGGCGGCAGGTCACGCAGCCGAAGGTGCTGGATGTGAACAGGCTTGTGACCGACATGGTCGAGATGCTCCGGCGCCTCATTGGGGAAAACGTGCGGCTTGTGACCGATCTTCAGGCGGGGCCCTGCCTGGTGAAGGCCGATCCGGACCAGCTTGCGCAAGTCCTGATGAATCTGGCGGTCAACGCCCGCGATGCCATGCCAGAAGGCGGCACGCTGACGGTCGAAACCGCTCGAGTAGAGGGCGAAATTGTGCCCCGCGTTGGCCGGGCCGGCCCGGCGCCTGGGCCTTACGTGAAGCTGACGGTCCGCGATACCGGTTGCGGCATGGATGCCGACACCAAAACCCATATCTTCGAGCCGTTCTTCACGACGAAGGATCGATTGAAGGGCACGGGGCTGGGACTGGCGATGGTCTATGGCATTATCGCGCAGCACGGCGGGACCGTTACGGTGGACAGCGCATCGGGGCGAGGCGCAGTCTTCACGGTGTATCTGCCCCAGACTTTCGGATCGGCTGAGGCCGGCGGCGAGATCGATCAGCCGGACGAATCAGGGGCCGGCGGCGAGACGATTTTGCTGGTGGAAGATGAGCCGGTCGTGCGGGACATCGTGCACGATTTGCTGTTGACCTGGGGGTACTGCGTGCTGACGGCCGCCGGGGGGGAGGAGGCGCTGCGGCGCGCGGAGTCCCATCGGGGGCCGATCCATCTGCTGCTGACCGATGTGGTCATGCCGGGCATGAGCGGGCGCCAACTTGCGGAGCAGGTCAGGCGCCGGTGGCCGGAGACGCACGTCCTGTTTATGTCCGGCTATACCGACGACGTGGTCATCCGCCACGGGCTCGAAGACCTGGGGGGAGGGTTCCTCCAGAAGCCGTTCGAGTCCACGGTCCTCCAGAAAAAGATTCGGGCGGTGCTGGATACGCCGCAGGACTGA
- the thiD gene encoding bifunctional hydroxymethylpyrimidine kinase/phosphomethylpyrimidine kinase gives MKQVLTIAGSDSGGGAGIQADIKTLSANGVYAMSAITSITAQNTQGVVSVHDLPVKVIEAQIDAVFEDFDVAAVKTGMLSSAQIVDAVSRRLKHYHAANLVVDPVMVAKSGHPLLQQDAVDHLKATLVPLAFLVTPNIHEAEQLSGLSVKSLADARQAAKAIHKLGCRHVLIKGGHLLVERGTDLLYDGKFFNVYKGEFIETPHTHGTGCTYASAIAAQLAKGKALPDAVQQAKLYVTEAIRHHLAIGHGKGPTNHFYFLPQ, from the coding sequence ATGAAACAAGTCTTGACGATTGCCGGATCGGATTCCGGCGGAGGCGCGGGCATCCAGGCGGATATCAAGACGCTGTCCGCCAACGGGGTCTACGCCATGTCGGCGATCACCTCCATCACCGCGCAGAACACCCAGGGCGTGGTGTCGGTCCACGACCTGCCGGTCAAGGTCATCGAGGCGCAGATCGACGCCGTCTTCGAAGACTTCGACGTGGCGGCGGTGAAGACCGGCATGCTCTCCTCCGCGCAGATCGTGGATGCGGTCAGCCGCAGGTTGAAGCATTACCATGCGGCGAATCTGGTGGTGGACCCGGTCATGGTGGCCAAGAGCGGCCATCCCCTCTTGCAGCAGGACGCGGTGGACCATCTGAAAGCGACGTTGGTCCCGCTGGCCTTCCTGGTGACGCCCAACATCCACGAGGCGGAACAGCTCTCGGGCCTCTCCGTCAAATCCCTGGCCGACGCGCGGCAGGCCGCCAAGGCGATTCACAAGCTGGGCTGCAGGCACGTGCTGATCAAGGGCGGCCACCTGCTCGTCGAGCGGGGCACGGACCTCCTCTACGACGGCAAGTTCTTCAACGTCTACAAGGGCGAGTTCATCGAGACGCCCCACACGCACGGCACCGGCTGCACCTATGCCTCGGCCATCGCCGCGCAACTGGCCAAGGGCAAGGCCCTGCCGGACGCGGTGCAGCAAGCCAAGCTCTATGTGACGGAAGCGATCCGCCACCACCTGGCCATCGGCCACGGCAAGGGGCCGACGAACCACTTCTATTTTCTCCCGCAGTGA
- the tenA gene encoding thiaminase II, which yields MSFCNHLRKLAQPIWEEQLTHPFVVALGKGTLPQRKFKYYILQDARFLGDLARIFSAAAQKAPEAESALRFNKLAEETILVERSLHESYGKKWKLTPKQMTAVPMAPTNYAYTRHMLSVAATGSAAEITVVALPCAWIYCVVGKHLLRKGLPREGHPYRDWLLLYASPEFAAVQEWMRAKVDRWAQEASKAERQRMEEAFVISSRYEWMFWEMSWNEEEWPV from the coding sequence ATGTCGTTCTGCAATCATCTTCGCAAGCTCGCCCAGCCCATTTGGGAGGAGCAACTGACCCATCCCTTCGTCGTGGCCCTGGGCAAGGGCACGCTGCCGCAGCGCAAGTTCAAGTATTATATCCTGCAGGACGCGCGCTTTCTCGGCGACCTGGCCCGCATCTTTTCGGCAGCGGCGCAGAAGGCGCCGGAGGCAGAGTCGGCGCTGCGGTTCAACAAGCTGGCGGAGGAAACGATCCTCGTCGAACGGAGCCTCCACGAAAGCTACGGAAAGAAGTGGAAGCTGACTCCAAAACAGATGACCGCCGTCCCCATGGCGCCGACCAACTATGCCTATACCAGGCACATGCTCTCGGTCGCGGCCACAGGCTCGGCGGCGGAAATTACCGTCGTCGCCCTCCCCTGCGCCTGGATCTACTGTGTCGTGGGCAAGCACCTGTTGAGGAAAGGCCTGCCGCGCGAAGGCCATCCCTACAGGGATTGGCTGCTGCTCTACGCCTCGCCGGAGTTCGCGGCGGTGCAGGAGTGGATGAGAGCCAAGGTGGATCGGTGGGCGCAAGAGGCGAGCAAGGCCGAGAGGCAGAGGATGGAAGAGGCCTTCGTGATCAGCTCGCGGTATGAGTGGATGTTTTGGGAGATGTCCTGGAACGAGGAGGAGTGGCCGGTATAA
- a CDS encoding alpha/beta hydrolase, whose amino-acid sequence MEQSLTFQDRAGHKVSAILATPAQPTDLIVVLLHGFLSNKNSTTNKTLTRAFLEQHIATLRFDFFGQGESEGPFERITITTALDQAKAALDLASAKGYRRIGLIGSSFGGLIALMAAADEAGKGRLASLALKCPVPDFEEMLRLEFGPEGIVAWKRTGTIPNITGGNERVPLHYAFYEDCARYRGYEAATSVTVPTLIVQGDQDEYVPLHQSRRLLEALRPPKRLDILPGADHGFSKAEDFRAMAGKLIEWTATHLSAQST is encoded by the coding sequence ATGGAGCAATCGCTCACCTTCCAGGATCGAGCCGGCCACAAGGTCTCCGCCATCCTGGCCACACCGGCCCAGCCGACCGACCTGATCGTCGTCCTGCTGCACGGCTTCCTGTCGAACAAGAACAGCACGACGAACAAGACCCTGACCCGCGCCTTTCTGGAACAACACATCGCCACGTTGCGGTTCGACTTTTTCGGGCAAGGCGAGAGCGAAGGGCCTTTCGAGCGCATCACCATCACGACGGCCCTGGACCAGGCGAAAGCCGCCCTCGACCTGGCATCGGCCAAGGGCTACCGCCGAATCGGCCTGATCGGCTCCAGCTTCGGCGGGCTCATCGCCCTCATGGCCGCCGCCGATGAAGCCGGCAAGGGACGCCTGGCCAGCCTCGCCCTCAAGTGTCCCGTCCCGGATTTCGAAGAGATGCTTCGATTGGAATTCGGGCCGGAGGGCATCGTGGCCTGGAAACGCACGGGGACGATCCCCAACATCACCGGCGGGAACGAACGCGTCCCGCTCCACTACGCGTTTTACGAAGACTGCGCGCGCTACCGCGGCTATGAGGCCGCCACGTCCGTCACCGTGCCGACCCTGATCGTCCAGGGCGATCAGGACGAATACGTCCCCCTCCACCAGAGCCGGCGCCTGCTGGAGGCCCTGCGGCCCCCCAAGCGCCTGGATATCCTTCCCGGCGCGGACCATGGGTTCTCGAAGGCCGAGGACTTTCGTGCGATGGCCGGCAAGTTGATCGAGTGGACCGCAACGCACCTGTCGGCTCAATCAACCTAG
- a CDS encoding HEAT repeat domain-containing protein, whose translation MAVTMKVRIRTNRSMGLRLVLYTDATHRATYGARMTQRQIWLNLAGLLALIGLCAGWYWQSTGVRAIPALTDSLKDDQPQTRVFAAQGLAETGAAAKSSAPDLLELALHDPVQYASAEAAKALTRIDLSAARQVMAAYLPLLRNQDVQVRRKACVVLASLGPVAKPAVPALLGALDDADDLVRDRAVDALAMIGLPATTVLPALTRALEDKTAFVRYTATRHFAFTLTPPPDSWPALSRRLNDQDKGVASLAQNALDRAMREPAPKASVYARMIGMKTGTGYALLQLAMLGPGAAEALPALMPVLQDEQALHRYLAIEALGAIGPPAAAAVPALTRLLTDEDAVVRESAIGALAAIGGAGPS comes from the coding sequence GTGGCGGTGACAATGAAGGTCCGCATCAGGACAAACCGTAGCATGGGGTTGAGACTCGTGTTATACACGGATGCGACGCACAGGGCAACGTACGGAGCGCGCATGACCCAACGGCAGATCTGGCTGAACTTGGCGGGACTGCTGGCCTTGATCGGCCTCTGCGCCGGCTGGTATTGGCAATCCACCGGAGTCAGGGCCATTCCGGCCTTGACCGACTCGCTCAAGGACGACCAGCCCCAAACGCGCGTCTTCGCCGCGCAGGGACTGGCCGAGACCGGGGCAGCCGCCAAATCGTCGGCGCCCGATCTGCTCGAGCTGGCCCTCCATGATCCCGTTCAGTATGCCAGCGCCGAAGCAGCCAAGGCCCTCACGAGGATCGACCTTTCCGCCGCCCGGCAGGTGATGGCCGCCTACCTGCCCCTGCTACGGAACCAGGACGTCCAAGTCCGCCGAAAAGCCTGTGTCGTCCTGGCGAGCCTGGGGCCTGTCGCCAAGCCGGCCGTGCCCGCGCTCCTCGGCGCCCTGGACGATGCAGACGACTTGGTCCGCGACCGGGCCGTGGACGCATTGGCCATGATCGGCCTCCCGGCCACGACCGTACTGCCCGCCTTGACCAGGGCCTTGGAGGACAAGACCGCCTTCGTTCGTTACACGGCGACGAGACACTTTGCCTTCACCCTGACGCCGCCGCCGGACAGTTGGCCGGCGTTGAGCCGGCGGCTGAACGACCAGGACAAGGGCGTGGCCTCCCTGGCACAAAACGCGCTGGACCGGGCCATGCGCGAACCGGCCCCCAAGGCGTCGGTCTATGCCCGGATGATCGGCATGAAGACCGGCACCGGGTATGCCCTCTTGCAATTGGCCATGCTGGGGCCCGGGGCGGCCGAGGCCCTGCCGGCCCTCATGCCGGTGCTCCAAGATGAACAGGCGCTGCACCGGTACCTGGCCATCGAAGCCCTGGGGGCGATCGGCCCGCCGGCCGCAGCGGCGGTCCCGGCCCTGACCCGGTTGTTGACGGATGAAGACGCGGTGGTGCGCGAAAGCGCCATAGGGGCGTTGGCAGCCATCGGCGGCGCGGGGCCATCATGA
- a CDS encoding class I SAM-dependent methyltransferase: protein MNRTLEPEVMEDEVQCLAYAKADFEEENRGFVDLFRNYYPEWTEGHVLDLGCGPGDIPIRFVRALPGCRVTGVDASPAMIRLANEAVLAAGLSDRIALRCDRVQGLRLDEPADAAISNSLLHHLPNPLTFWYELKRLVKPGSFVLVMDLLRPETQEEAQAIVDRYAADEPTVLRRDFYHSLLASFTEDEVASQLAELNLSRLLIDVPDDRHWVVGGRLY from the coding sequence ATGAACCGAACCCTTGAGCCGGAAGTGATGGAGGATGAGGTCCAGTGCCTGGCCTATGCCAAGGCGGATTTCGAGGAGGAAAATCGGGGCTTCGTGGACTTGTTTCGGAATTACTATCCGGAATGGACCGAGGGTCATGTCTTGGACCTGGGCTGCGGCCCCGGCGATATCCCGATCCGGTTCGTGCGGGCGCTGCCCGGCTGCCGGGTGACCGGAGTGGATGCGTCGCCGGCCATGATCCGTCTGGCGAACGAAGCAGTCCTCGCCGCAGGGTTGAGCGATCGCATCGCCCTACGCTGCGATCGGGTTCAGGGATTGCGGCTCGATGAGCCGGCGGACGCCGCCATCTCCAACAGTCTGCTCCACCACCTGCCCAACCCCTTGACCTTTTGGTACGAACTCAAGCGGCTGGTGAAACCCGGCTCGTTTGTGTTGGTGATGGATCTGCTCCGGCCCGAAACGCAGGAGGAGGCCCAGGCCATCGTGGACCGGTACGCGGCCGATGAGCCGACGGTGCTCCGGCGCGATTTCTACCACTCTCTCCTGGCTTCGTTCACGGAAGACGAAGTGGCCTCGCAGCTCGCCGAGCTGAACCTCAGCCGTCTGTTGATCGACGTGCCGGACGACCGTCACTGGGTCGTCGGCGGACGGCTCTACTGA